The following DNA comes from Gordonia zhaorongruii.
TCGTGGTCGCGCCGGCGACGCTCCCAGCGGGTCCGCGACCGGTGGTGGCGTGGGCACACGGGACCACCGGCGTCACCCGGGGATGCGCCGTCTCACTCCTCCCCGACCCGTTCGCCGACACCGTGACACCCGGACTGCCCCAAGTGATCTCGAACGGTGGCGTCATGGTCGCCACCGATTACATCGGGTTGGGCACACCTGGCCCCTCGCCGTACGTCATCGGACAGGGCGAGGCGCGATCGGTACTCGACTCGGTACGTGCCGCCCGGCACGTGCCTGGGCTCCGGCTCGCCGACGAGACGACCGTGTGGGGACATTCCCAAGGCGGGCACGCGGCACTCTGGTCCGGCATCCTGGCCCCGGCCTACGCACCGGATGTGACGGTGAACGGTGTCGCGGCCCTGGCGCCCGCAGCCGATCTCGTCGGCCTGGCGAACGATCTCACCACGATGACCGGCGGACCGCTGCTCGCCTCGTACGTCATCGACAGCTACAGCCGCGCCTATCCTGATGTGAAGTACGACGACTACCTGAAGGTGCAGAGTCGGCTTCCGATGCGCGCCATGGCCACCCGGTGTCTTCACGAACCCGCGGCGACCGTATCGGTGATCGAGTCCCTCCTGCTCGGCGACGACCCCTACGCTCAGCCCCCGGCGCAGGGACCGCTCGGTCGGCGTCTGACCGAGAACACCCCGTCCGCGAGGCTCGCGGTGCCGGTGTTCATCGGCCAGGGCGCGGCCGATCCCCTCATCAACCCGCAGGGGCAGCAGAAGTTCGCTGCCGCCCAGTGCACTGCGGGCACCAGCGTCGACTTCCACATGTATCCGGGATTGACGCATATGAGCGTCGTCGAGACCGAATCACCGGCGATCACCGACATGCTGACGTGGACGCGCGCTCGCCTCGAGGGTCGGCCCGCCACCGACAACTGCGCGGCGGGCTGACCCACTCCTGCATTAGGGGCGGTCAGTCGGACTGAGCGCCGAGCTGCTGCACGAGCTCGTCGAGCACTGCCTGGTCCTCGATGGTCGACGGGACCGTGTACTTCTCGCCGTCGACGATCTGCCGCATCGTCTTGCGAAGGATCTTGCCCGAGCGCGTCTTCGGCAGGGCGGTCACCACGGTCACGTCGCGGAACGTGGCGACCGCGCCGATCTCGTCGCGCACGCGCGTCACCAGCTCTGACCGCAACGTGTCGTCGTCGATCTCGACACCCGCCTTGAGCACCACGTAACCCGACGGCCGCTGCCCTTTGAGATCGTCGTGAATCCCGACGACCGCGCACTCCGCAACCGCCCGGTGCCCGGCGACGACGGCTTCGATGCTGCCGGTGGACATCCGATGGCCCGCGACGTTGATGACATCGTCGGAGCGCCCGAGAACGAAGACGTAACCGTCACTGTCTATATAGCCTGAGTCGCCTGTCAGGTAGTAGCCGTCGAATGTGTTGAGATAGGAGGCCCGGAAGCGCTCTTCGTCACGCCACAGACCGGCGAGGGTCCCCGGCGGCAGCGGCAGTCGGACCACGATGTTGCCCTCCGCGCCCGCGTCCACCGGAGCACCCTGTGCGTCGACGATCTCGACACGGTATCCGGGCACCGGCACGCTCGACGATCCCGCTTTGATCGGCATCGGTTCGAGCCCGCGCAGGTTCCCTACGATCGCCCACCCGGTCTCGGTCTGCCACCAGTGGTCCACCACCGGTACGTCGAGCATCTTCGACGCCCACTCGAAGGTGTCCGGATCGAGTCGCTCACCCGCCGCGAACAGCGTCCGCAGCGATGAGACGTCGTGCTTCACCAGTTCCGCACCGTCCGGATCGGCCTTGCGGATCGCGCGGATCGCGGTCGGCGCGGTGAACAGGGCCGCCACCCCGTGATCGGCGATCACCCGCCAGAAGGCTCCTGCATCCGGCGTGCCGACCGGCTTCCCTTCGTACATGACAGTGGTCGCACCTACCAGCAGGGGCGCGTAGACGATGTAACTGTGGCCGACCACCCACCCCACATCCGATGCCGTCCACCAGACGTCACCGGCTGAGATGTCGTACACGTTGGTCATCGACCAGGCGAGAGCCACCGCGTGGCCGCCGTTGTCGCGGACGACTCCCTTCGGTTTCCCGGTGGTGCCGGACGTGTAGAGGATGTACAGCGGATCGGTCGCAGCTACCTCGACCGGGTCGGCGGGTGCCGCCGACGATGTCTCCGCGTCCCAGTCGAGCCAGCCCTCGTAGTCGGCGGCCGACCCCGGCACCTCGGTGCGGTCCTTGACGATCACCGTGCGGGGGCCCGCGGCAGCCGACTCCAGCGCCGAGCGCACCAGCGGCAGGTACTCGACCGTCCGGCCGGGCTCCAACCCGCCGGATGCGGTCACGACGGCGACCGGTTCGGCGTCGTCTATCCGTGCCGCCAGTTCGGGGGCGGCGAAACCGCCGAACACGACCGAGTGGACGGCACCGATCCGCGCGCACGCCAGCATCGCGATCGCGGCCTCCGGAATCATCGGCATGTAGATGACGACACGGTCGCCCTTCCCCACCCCTTGAGCGGTCAGCACACCCGCGAATCGGGAGACCTCGTCCAGGAGCTGCGCATAGGTATAGGTGCGCACCGTCGACGTCATCGCCGAGTCCCAGATGAGCGCTGCCTGCTCGCCCCGCCCCGCCGCCACGTGGCGGTCCAGTGCGTTGGCACTCGTGTTCAGCGTCGCGTCCGGGTACCAGCGGTAGATGGGCGGGTTCTCGGCGTCGAGCGCCTGAGTCGGAGGTGTCATCCAGTCGACGCCCTGCGCGGCGTCGAGCCAGAACCCCTCGGGGTCGTCGGTGCTTCGGATGAACGCGTCTTTATAGCCGGTCATGGCTCAACGCTAGCGATTCATCGGTGATCGTTGTCACTTTATCTTCGTGTGACGGCTCACATTCCGTCTCTTTCTGATTACGGATCGATAACAGCCGAAACCATTTCATGACCTGCAAATTCGTGCACCGAGGACCGCTTGCAACAGCTAGCGAACTGTGTTGCGGACCACTTTCGCCTGCGTGACCTCAGCTTTTCGCTCTTGTACGTTGGCTCCCGGCCCACAAAGCAGCTGGTTTTCCTGACACGGCTGCCGAAGGAGGAAATACATGAACATGAAGAAGATCGCTTCCGGAACCGTGCTCGCCGGCGCACTCGCCGTCGCACCGCTCGCCACCGCCATCGGTGCGGGTGACGCACACGCGGCAGGCAACTGGGACGCAGTCGCAGAGTGCGAGAGCGGCGGCAACTGGTCGACCAACACCGGCAACGGCTACTACGGCGGCCTGCAGTTCTCGCAGAGCACCTGGGAGGCCAACGGCGGCTCGGGCAACCCGGCCGACGCATCGAAGGCCGAGCAGATCCGCGTGGCTGAGAACGTTCTCGCC
Coding sequences within:
- a CDS encoding lipase family protein is translated as MLPPRGRDGALGVIAVGTGVVLALRPFDSVPVLAVAIAVGLIVTGAAELIRTPRGAAALRVLGGTALVVSGAVLLVWPGLSILAVAVVTGVGLIVWGIAHLAEAARGDDAVTRVTDALVGLSAIALAVAALSWPGVTVFAAAFVCGLALIGFGLALGYRAVRGRRERERTAHRRLRLTAAVLAVCVTVPFAVLAIGLHRPAPAPDGFYSAPLDRDAAPGTLLRIEPFQRGVPPGAQAWRILYTTTRNVGEPALASALVVAPATLPAGPRPVVAWAHGTTGVTRGCAVSLLPDPFADTVTPGLPQVISNGGVMVATDYIGLGTPGPSPYVIGQGEARSVLDSVRAARHVPGLRLADETTVWGHSQGGHAALWSGILAPAYAPDVTVNGVAALAPAADLVGLANDLTTMTGGPLLASYVIDSYSRAYPDVKYDDYLKVQSRLPMRAMATRCLHEPAATVSVIESLLLGDDPYAQPPAQGPLGRRLTENTPSARLAVPVFIGQGAADPLINPQGQQKFAAAQCTAGTSVDFHMYPGLTHMSVVETESPAITDMLTWTRARLEGRPATDNCAAG
- a CDS encoding propionyl-CoA synthetase; protein product: MTGYKDAFIRSTDDPEGFWLDAAQGVDWMTPPTQALDAENPPIYRWYPDATLNTSANALDRHVAAGRGEQAALIWDSAMTSTVRTYTYAQLLDEVSRFAGVLTAQGVGKGDRVVIYMPMIPEAAIAMLACARIGAVHSVVFGGFAAPELAARIDDAEPVAVVTASGGLEPGRTVEYLPLVRSALESAAAGPRTVIVKDRTEVPGSAADYEGWLDWDAETSSAAPADPVEVAATDPLYILYTSGTTGKPKGVVRDNGGHAVALAWSMTNVYDISAGDVWWTASDVGWVVGHSYIVYAPLLVGATTVMYEGKPVGTPDAGAFWRVIADHGVAALFTAPTAIRAIRKADPDGAELVKHDVSSLRTLFAAGERLDPDTFEWASKMLDVPVVDHWWQTETGWAIVGNLRGLEPMPIKAGSSSVPVPGYRVEIVDAQGAPVDAGAEGNIVVRLPLPPGTLAGLWRDEERFRASYLNTFDGYYLTGDSGYIDSDGYVFVLGRSDDVINVAGHRMSTGSIEAVVAGHRAVAECAVVGIHDDLKGQRPSGYVVLKAGVEIDDDTLRSELVTRVRDEIGAVATFRDVTVVTALPKTRSGKILRKTMRQIVDGEKYTVPSTIEDQAVLDELVQQLGAQSD
- a CDS encoding transglycosylase family protein: MNMKKIASGTVLAGALAVAPLATAIGAGDAHAAGNWDAVAECESGGNWSTNTGNGYYGGLQFSQSTWEANGGSGNPADASKAEQIRVAENVLATQGAGAWPVCGSNL